In the Brevundimonas mediterranea genome, GCCGTTCTCAGCCGTCTCGATGGTCAGGCGGTAGTTGCTGGACTCGCCCTTTTCCTCGACTGCGGTCTTTGGCGACTGCGGCTTGGTTGGAGGCGAATAGGCTGCGAGGTCGGTGTTTTCGGAAGCAAAGATCTTTACCGGCGGTACGCTCGCGACATTGTCTACCATGGCTCCTCGCGCGGATGGACCGCGCCCTTCTAGGTTTGAACGAGAGCGAAGGGTCGGGACGGCGAGCGCCGTCCCGACCGATCATTCTTAGCGGAAGAGGCTCAGCAGCGTCTGACTGGCCGAGTTGGCGATCGACAGCGCCTGCACGCCCAGCTGTTGCTTGGTTTGCAGGGCGGTCAGCTTGGCGCTTTCCTTGGCCAGGTCGGCGTCCACCAGGTTGCCCACGCCGGCTTCAAGAGCGTCCTGAAGCTTGTTGACGAAGGTGATGCTGCGTCCCAGCGACTTCGACTTGGTGCCGAAATCGGACAGGACGCTGGTGAAGGCGGTGATGGCCGAGTCGACCGTGGCCACGATAGTGGCCGCGTCGCCGGCCACGGCCGCCGTCGTGGTCGCCACGGCGGTGTCCGCCCCCGCGATGGCCTTCAGCGTGTAGGAGGTCGAAGCACCCGTCTGCACGGTGATGGCGGCTGCGTTCGCCTTGTACAGATTGACGCCGTCGAAGGTGGCGCCCGCCAGCGCGCTGGCGATTTCCGTGCCGATGGCGTTGTATTCCGCCAGATATGAAGTCTGGGCGGCGCCGGTGGATCCGGCGATGCTGACCGCCAGGCCCTTCTGTTCTTCCAGCGCGCTCGTGATCGTATCGCCGGCGGCCAGGGCCACGTCAACGATGGATTGACCACGCTGGATCGAGCTGCGGACCGCGTCCTGGGACGCGGCGGCGGCGCGTTGCGACGTGGCGATCGAGAAGATCGCCCCGCTGTCCTTGGCCGAAGAGACCTTCATGCCGGTGTTGATGCGGTTTTGCGTCCGCTCCAGCTCCGAGCTGGTCTTGTTCAGGTTCTGCAGCGCGATGGCCGCGCCGTAGTTCGTATTGATGCTCGCCATTTTGGCGTTCCTTCTTCACTTCGTGATGGCCGTCGTCATTTTGGCGACGGGAGCGTTTTGCTCGGGGTTCAAGACCTATGGCCCGGCCGTCGAGACGACCGGGCCTCCGGGCCTTAGCGGAAGAGGCTCAGCAGCGTCTGGCTGGCCGAGTTGGCGATCGACAGCGCCTGCACGCCCAGCTGTTGCTTGGTTTGCAGGGCGGTCAGCTTGGCGCTTTCCTTGGCCAGGTCGGCGTCCACCAGATTGCCCACGCCGGCTTCAAGCGCGTCCTGAAGCTTGTTGACGAAGGTGATCTGGCGGCCCAGCGACTTGGACTGGGTGCCCAGAGTCGACAGAGCCGTCGTCGTCGCCGTGATTGCGGCATCGACGTTTGCGGTCGTGGCGTTGGCGGCGGTGACGCTGCCCGTATTCACGGCCGTGATCGCCGCATCGGCGCCCAGAGTGGTCAGGCTGTTGACGCCGTCGAAGGTGGCGCCCGTGATCGCCGAAGCGATTTCGGTTCCCAGGGCGTTGTATTCGGCCAGGTACGAAGTCTGCGCATTACCGGTGGATCCGGCGATGCTGACCGCAAGGCCTTTCATCTCTTCCAGAGCGGAAGTGATGGTGTCGCCGGCGGCCAGGGCCACGTCGGTGATCGACTGGGTGCGTTGCAGACCCGAGCGGACTGCGTCCTGGGACGCGGCGGTGGCGCGTTGTGCTGTGGCGATCGAGAAGATCGCCCCGCTGTCCTTGGCCGAAGAGACCTTCATGCCGGTGTTGATGCGGTTTTGCGTCCGCTCCAGCTCCGAGCTGGTCTTGTTCAGGTTCTGCAGCGCGATGGCTGCGCCGTAGTTCGTATTGATGCTCGCCATTTTGGCGTTCCTTCTTCACTTCGTGATGGCCGGCGCCGTTTTGGCGACGGGAGCGTTTTGCTCGGGGTTCAAGACCTATGGCCCGGCCGTCGAGACGACCGGGCCTCCGGGCCTTAGCGGAAGAGGCTCAGCAGCGTCTGGCTGGCCGAGTTGGCGATCGACAGCGCCTGCACGCCCAGCTGTTGCTTGGTTTGCAGGGCGGTCAGCTTGGCGCTTTCCTTGGCCAGGTCAGCGTCCACCAGGTTGCCCACGCCGGCTTCAATCGAATCCTGAAGCTTGTTGGTGAAGCTGATGCTGCGACCCAGCGACTTGGACTGGGTGCCCAGGGTCGATAGAGCGCCGGTGACAGCCGTGACGACCAGATCGACGTTGGCGGTCGTGAAGTCGGCGACAGCCGGCGTCGCCGCCGTAAACTTGGCCAGATCGGTATTGGCGCTGAGAGCGGCGGCCGTACCCAGAACCTTGGTGTCGGTCGCGCCCGTGCCGGTGCGGACCGTGGTGGTCGCGCCGGAGGCGGTGGTCAGCAGGTTGACGCCGTCGAAGCTCGCGCCGTCCAGAGCGGACTTGATTTCCACACCCAGAGCCTTGAACTCATCCTCGTAAGACGTCTTTGCCGCGCCGGTGGATCCGGCGATGCTGACCGCGAGGCCTTTCATCTCTTCCAGGGCGGAAGTGATGGTGTCGCCGGCGGCCAGGGCCACATCGACGATCGATTGACCGCGCTGCATGGAACTGCGGACCGCATCCTGAGCGGAGGCGTTGGCCCGCTGTCCGGTGGCGATCGAGAAGATCGCCCCGCTGTCCTTGGCCGAAGAGACCTTCATGCCGGTGTTGATGCGGTTTTGCGTCCGCTCCAGCTCCGAGCTGGTCTTGTTCAGGTTTTGCAGCGCGATGGCTGCGCCGTAGTTCGTATTGATGCTCGCCATTTTGGCGTTCCTTCTTCACTTCGTGATGGCCATCGCCGTTTTGGCGACGGGAGCGTTTTGCTCGGGGTTCAAGACCTATGGCCCGGCGGTCGAGACGACCGGGCCTCCGGGCCTTAGCGGAAGAGGCTCAGCAGCGTCTGACTGGCCGAGTTGGCGATCGACAGCGCCTGCACGCCCAGCTGTTGCTTGGTTTGCAGGGCGGTCAGCTTGGCGCTTTCCTTGGCCAGGTCAGCGTCAACCAGGTTGCCCACGCCGGCTTCAAGCGCGTCCTGATACTTGTTCACGAAGGTGATCTGGCGCCCCAGCGACTTGGACTGGGTGCCCAGCGTCGATAGAGCGCCGGTGACGGTGGAGATGGCGGTATCGATCTTGGCGGTTGTGGCGTCTGCGCGAGCCTTGCTACCGCCGCTGACGTCAGTCACGCCGGCGACGCCCAGAGGCGTCGTCAGGCTGTTGACGCCGTCGAACGAGGCGCCGGAGATCGCAGAGGTGATTTCCAGGCTCAGAGCGTTGTATTCCGCCAGATAAGAGGTCTCGGCGCTGGAACCGGCCGTCGAGGCCTGGATGCTGACCGCCAGACCCTTCATCTCTTCCAACGCGGTCGTGATCGTGTCGCCGGCGGCCAGCGCCACGTCGGTGATCGACTGGGAGCGTTGCAGACCCGAGCGGACCGCATCCTGGGACGCAGCAGTGGCGCGTTGAGCCGTGGCGATCGAGAAGATCGCGCCGCTGTCCTTGGCCGAAGAGACCTTCATGCCGGTGTTGATGCGGTTTTGCGTCCGCTCCAGCTCCGAGTTGGTCTTGTTCAGGTTTTGCAGCGCGATAGACGCGCCGTAGTTCGTATTGATGCTCGCCATTTTGGCGTTCCTTTCACTTCGTGAGATCCAACGCCATTTTGGCGAAGGGAGCTTTTTGCTCGGTGGGTAAGAAGCAATTGCCGGGCCAGAGGCGACGGCGAAATATCATCGTAACCTATTGAAAAGTCGCGTTTACTATTGATTTACCCTCCCTGGATGCCCGGCAATATTTGCCCACTACAGCCCGCACTTCGGCAAATTTTGCCGAGCTGAGCCTAAAGAGGTGGAGCGGCCGGCGGCCGACCGCGCCCCGAAAGAGACGCGCCTGAAGGCCGCCCTAGTTCCGGAAGAGGCTCAGCAGGGTCTGGCTGGCCGAGTTGGCGATCGACAGCGCCTGCACGCCCAGCTGTTGCTTGGTTTGCAGGGCGGTCAGCTTGGCGCTTTCCTTGGCCAGGTCAGCGTCAACCAGGTTGCCGATGCCGTTCTCGGTAGCGTCCTGCAGCTTGTTGACGAAGGTGACCTGACGGCCGACCGACTTGGACTGGGTGCCCAGCGTCGACAGGGCGCCGGTGATTTTGGTGATGGCCGCATCGACGACCGCCGTCGTCGCGGCTGCTGCGGTGATGGTCTGGCTGGTGATGGTGGTGATGTCGGTGTCCGCCGCCATGCCGCCGGCGACCGTGAAGCCGATGGCGGTGGTGCCGCCGCTGACGTCCTTGATCAGGTTCGTCGCGGTCGCGCCGGTCCACAGATTGACGCCGTCGAAGGTCGCGCCGGCCAGGGACGAGGTGATTTCAGCGCCCAGCGCGCGGAATTCGGTCAAGTAGGAGGTCTGGGCTGCGCCGGTGGAGGCGGCCAGGCTGACAGCCAAACCCTTCATCTCTTCCAAGGCGGCGGTCACG is a window encoding:
- a CDS encoding flagellin encodes the protein MASINTNYGAAIALQNLNKTSSELERTQNRINTGMKVSSAKDSGAIFSIATAQRATAASQDAVRSGLQRTQSITDVALAAGDTITSALEEMKGLAVSIAGSTGNAQTSYLAEYNALGTEIASAITGATFDGVNSLTTLGADAAITAVNTGSVTAANATTANVDAAITATTTALSTLGTQSKSLGRQITFVNKLQDALEAGVGNLVDADLAKESAKLTALQTKQQLGVQALSIANSASQTLLSLFR
- a CDS encoding flagellin; this translates as MASINTNYGAAIALQNLNKTSSELERTQNRINTGMKVSSAKDSGAIFSIATSQRAAAASQDAVRSSIQRGQSIVDVALAAGDTITSALEEQKGLAVSIAGSTGAAQTSYLAEYNAIGTEIASALAGATFDGVNLYKANAAAITVQTGASTSYTLKAIAGADTAVATTTAAVAGDAATIVATVDSAITAFTSVLSDFGTKSKSLGRSITFVNKLQDALEAGVGNLVDADLAKESAKLTALQTKQQLGVQALSIANSASQTLLSLFR
- a CDS encoding flagellin, which translates into the protein MASINTNYGASIALQNLNKTNSELERTQNRINTGMKVSSAKDSGAIFSIATAQRATAASQDAVRSGLQRSQSITDVALAAGDTITTALEEMKGLAVSIQASTAGSSAETSYLAEYNALSLEITSAISGASFDGVNSLTTPLGVAGVTDVSGGSKARADATTAKIDTAISTVTGALSTLGTQSKSLGRQITFVNKYQDALEAGVGNLVDADLAKESAKLTALQTKQQLGVQALSIANSASQTLLSLFR
- a CDS encoding flagellin, translated to MASINTNYGAAIALQNLNKTNAQLEMTQNRVNTGMKVSSAKDSGAIYSIATGQRANMGAMESVRASLQRGQSIVDVALASGDTVTAALEEMKGLAVSLAASTGAAQTSYLTEFRALGAEITSSLAGATFDGVNLWTGATATNLIKDVSGGTTAIGFTVAGGMAADTDITTITSQTITAAAATTAVVDAAITKITGALSTLGTQSKSVGRQVTFVNKLQDATENGIGNLVDADLAKESAKLTALQTKQQLGVQALSIANSASQTLLSLFRN
- a CDS encoding flagellin; translation: MASINTNYGAAIALQNLNKTSSELERTQNRINTGMKVSSAKDSGAIFSIATGQRANASAQDAVRSSMQRGQSIVDVALAAGDTITSALEEMKGLAVSIAGSTGAAKTSYEDEFKALGVEIKSALDGASFDGVNLLTTASGATTTVRTGTGATDTKVLGTAAALSANTDLAKFTAATPAVADFTTANVDLVVTAVTGALSTLGTQSKSLGRSISFTNKLQDSIEAGVGNLVDADLAKESAKLTALQTKQQLGVQALSIANSASQTLLSLFR